In the Ipomoea triloba cultivar NCNSP0323 chromosome 6, ASM357664v1 genome, one interval contains:
- the LOC116021827 gene encoding protein NRT1/ PTR FAMILY 1.2-like: MEKMGDEQKPLLLTTSASPKGGFRTLPFIVGTMAFVSMTTSSLAADMIKYLMGEYHMDMVSGSNLIYFWYAITYIVPVTGAILADSLMGRFQVIGIASIIGLVGMVLLWLPTVIPHAKPPPCSDSCSSATTFQLLHLCTSFVLLSVGSGGVVSCLMAFGADQLKHIQKNAGAMESYFSWYYAIFAFCEVVGLTGLVYIQENAGWKIGYGILVVFFLFAALSFFLGSPFYVKQNAKRSLIPGLLKVIVASCRNRHLKFSSGNTQIAYHHNTSTTMDHPSERLRFLNKACIIQDPQQDLNSDGTAVDPWRLCTVDQVEELKAIVKVIPIWLTGVIMSVNFCQSSFAVLQATSLDRHIFSSSNFEIPAGSVNLFGVGFSIIWIVLYDRLLLPVASRIRGNTVHFGTKSRMGFGIFVSFWYVVVVGIVESIRRSQAIKGDSKMSILWVVPQYALMGIAVGSNAVAENQFFISEFPRSMSTIASCLYALGYSLGSLLASLLMSSISELSRLSGNGSWISNDINQGHYDYFYWVLAGLSMVNFLLFLFCSWSYGPCKDQKPEAMEEEEQES; this comes from the exons ATGGAGAAAATGGGCGACGAGCAAAAGCCTCTCTTGTTAACAACTTCTGCGTCTCCAAAGGGTGGCTTCAGAACATTGCCTTTCATAGTTG GAACCATGGCATTTGTGAGTATGACGACTAGCTCATTAGCTGCAGACatgataaaatatttgatggGAGAATATCACATGGACATGGTTTCTGGCtctaatttgatttatttttggtATGCAATTACTTACATTGTACCTGTAACCGGAGCCATCTTGGCGGATTCTTTGATGGGCCGATTTCAAGTCATAGGAATCGCATCTATCATTGGCCTTGTG GGAATGGTTCTTCTATGGTTACCAACTGTGATCCCGCATGCAAAGCCTCCCCCATGCAGCGACTCCTGCAGCTCTGCCACAACCTTCCAACTCCTTCATTTGTGTACCTCTTTTGTTCTGTTGTCAGTTGGATCTGGTGGAGTAGTTTCCTGTTTGATGGCGTTCGGCGCGGATCAGTTGAagcacatccagaagaatgctGGTGCAATGGAGAGCTATTTTAGCTGGTACTATGCCATATTTGCATTTTGTGAAGTAGTTGGTCTGACCGGTCTGGTTTATATCCAAGAGAATGCTGGTTGGAAAATAGGCTATGGCATTCTTGTTGTGTTCTTCCTCTTTGCagctctctctttctttcttggtTCTCCCTTCTATGTGAAACAAAATGCCAAAAGAAGCTTAATCCCAGGGTTACTTAAAGTGATTGTAGCCTCTTGCAGAAACAGACACCTCAAATTTTCTTCAGGAAATACTCAAATAGCTTACCATCACAACACTTCCACTACCATGGATCACCCAAGTGAAAGACTCAG gTTTCTGAACAAGGCTTGCATCATACAAGATCCCCAACAAGACTTGAACTCAGATGGAACAGCAGTAGATCCCTGGAGACTTTGCACTGTGGATCAAGTAGAGGAGCTAAAGGCAATAGTGAAGGTTATCCCAATATGGTTAACAGGTGTGATAATGTCTGTGAATTTCTGTCAATCTTCCTTTGCAGTGCTCCAAGCAACCTCACTGGATCGCCATATCTTCTCCAGTTCCAACTTTGAAATCCCAGCAGGCTCAGTAAACTTATTTGGAGTTGGGTTCTCCATAATCTGGATAGTATTATACGACAGACTACTCCTGCCTGTAGCATCAAGAATCAGAGGAAACACAGTCCATTTTGGCACCAAATCAAGAATGGGATTTGGGATCTTTGTGTCCTTCTGGTACGTAGTTGTGGTGGGCATAGTGGAGAGCATCCGGCGAAGCCAAGCAATCAAAGGAGATAGTAAAATGTCAATACTATGGGTAGTGCCGCAGTATGCGCTGATGGGAATTGCAGTGGGATCCAATGCTGTGGCGGAGAACCAGTTCTTCATTTCTGAATTTCCCCGAAGCATGTCGACTATAGCTTCCTGCCTTTACGCGCTTGGCTATTCCCTCGGGAGCTTGCTAGCGAGTTTGCTGATGAGCAGCATCAGCGAATTGAGCAGATTAAGTGGAAATGGGAGCTGGATATCAAACGACATAAACCAGGGTCACTATGATTACTTCTACTGGGTTCTTGCTGGGTTAAGCATGGTTAACTTTCTCCTGTTTCTCTTTTGTAGCTGGTCTTATGGCCCTTGTAAAGACCAAAAACCAGAGGCcatggaggaagaagaacagGAGTCGTAA